From the Lepidochelys kempii isolate rLepKem1 chromosome 2, rLepKem1.hap2, whole genome shotgun sequence genome, one window contains:
- the UBE2W gene encoding ubiquitin-conjugating enzyme E2 W isoform X4 has product MASMQKRLQKELLALQNDPPPGMTLNEKSVQNSITQWIVDMEGAPGTLYEGEKFQLLFKFSSRYPFDSPQVMFTGDNIPVHPHVYSNGHICLSILTEDWSPALSVQSVCLSIISMLSSCKEKVFFLLQRRPPDNSFYVRTCNKNPKKTKWWYHDDTC; this is encoded by the exons AAGAGACTACAAAAAGAACTGTTGGCTTTGCAGAATGACCCACCTCCAGGAATGACTTTAAATGAAAAGAGTGTTCAAAATTCAATTACACA GTGGATCGTAGATATGGAAGGTGCTCCAGGTACATTATATGAAGGGGAGAAATTTCAGCTTCTATTTAAGTTCAGTAGTCGATATCCCTTTGATTCTCCTCAG gTCATGTTTACTGGTGACAATATTCCTGTTCATCCTCATGTTTATAGCAATGGTCATATCTGTTTATCCATTCTAACAGAAGACTGGTCCCCCGCTCTCTCAGTGCAATCAGTTTGTCTTAGCATTATTAGCATGCTTTCCAGCTGCAAAGAAaag gttttttttctaTTGCAGAGGCGACCTCCAGATAATTCATTTTATGTAAGAACATGTAACAAAaatccaaagaaaacaaaatggtgGTATCATG atgacACCTGTTGA
- the UBE2W gene encoding ubiquitin-conjugating enzyme E2 W isoform X5 codes for MASMQKRLQKELLALQNDPPPGMTLNEKSVQNSITQWIVDMEGAPGTLYEGEKFQLLFKFSSRYPFDSPQVMFTGDNIPVHPHVYSNGHICLSILTEDWSPALSVQSVCLSIISMLSSCKEKRRPPDNSFYVRTCNKNPKKTKWWYHDDTC; via the exons AAGAGACTACAAAAAGAACTGTTGGCTTTGCAGAATGACCCACCTCCAGGAATGACTTTAAATGAAAAGAGTGTTCAAAATTCAATTACACA GTGGATCGTAGATATGGAAGGTGCTCCAGGTACATTATATGAAGGGGAGAAATTTCAGCTTCTATTTAAGTTCAGTAGTCGATATCCCTTTGATTCTCCTCAG gTCATGTTTACTGGTGACAATATTCCTGTTCATCCTCATGTTTATAGCAATGGTCATATCTGTTTATCCATTCTAACAGAAGACTGGTCCCCCGCTCTCTCAGTGCAATCAGTTTGTCTTAGCATTATTAGCATGCTTTCCAGCTGCAAAGAAaag AGGCGACCTCCAGATAATTCATTTTATGTAAGAACATGTAACAAAaatccaaagaaaacaaaatggtgGTATCATG atgacACCTGTTGA